From one Marinobacter sp. LV10MA510-1 genomic stretch:
- a CDS encoding glycine betaine ABC transporter substrate-binding protein produces the protein MSAKTQRTATILTLISGLALAGPALATDRDDNLRLVVPPWPGVTVKSEMISQLIEPLGYSTDKQPLSSTVGYSTMQSGDSDAFLAGWVPAQQGSYDAAMESGSIVDLGNNVEGARMGFAVPGYVADAGITSAEQLADPEVAERFDRSVYSIENGSTVDDMLNDAIDANIYGLGDWDSKPSSTPGMLSEVAGAAKQGRWIIFYGWTPHWMVPEYDTRILDDPEGVYGDDNGSSAVKTIVAKDYAEANPNLLRLLKQFVLLADEQSEFIRAYGLEKGDLEVVAHDWLVSHPERVAAFLDGVTTRDGKEALAAVKASL, from the coding sequence ATGAGTGCCAAAACGCAACGCACTGCAACGATTCTGACCCTGATCAGCGGTCTGGCATTGGCTGGCCCCGCCCTGGCGACCGACCGCGACGACAATCTGCGCCTGGTAGTCCCGCCCTGGCCAGGCGTGACTGTCAAAAGCGAAATGATCTCTCAGCTCATCGAACCGCTGGGCTACAGCACCGACAAACAGCCGCTCAGCTCGACTGTGGGCTATTCCACCATGCAGTCCGGCGATAGCGACGCCTTCCTGGCCGGCTGGGTGCCTGCCCAGCAAGGTAGTTACGATGCCGCTATGGAGAGCGGCTCCATTGTTGACCTGGGCAACAACGTCGAAGGCGCGCGCATGGGCTTCGCGGTACCGGGCTACGTTGCCGATGCTGGCATTACCAGCGCCGAGCAGTTGGCCGATCCGGAGGTGGCCGAGCGCTTCGACCGCAGCGTCTACAGCATCGAAAACGGCTCCACAGTTGACGATATGCTCAACGATGCCATCGACGCCAATATTTATGGGCTTGGCGACTGGGACAGCAAGCCTTCCTCGACGCCTGGCATGCTCAGCGAGGTGGCGGGCGCGGCCAAGCAGGGGCGCTGGATTATCTTTTACGGCTGGACGCCACACTGGATGGTGCCGGAATACGACACCCGGATTCTTGACGACCCCGAAGGAGTTTACGGTGATGACAACGGCAGCAGCGCCGTCAAAACCATCGTCGCCAAGGACTACGCCGAAGCCAACCCCAATCTGCTCCGATTGCTCAAACAGTTCGTGCTATTGGCCGACGAGCAAAGCGAGTTCATACGCGCCTACGGCCTAGAGAAAGGCGACCTTGAGGTCGTGGCACACGATTGGTTGGTCAGCCATCCCGAGCGTGTCGCCGCCTTTCTAGATGGCGTAACTACCCGCGACGGTAAGGAGGCGCTTGCAGCGGTAAAGGCCAGCCTATGA
- a CDS encoding class II aldolase/adducin family protein, whose amino-acid sequence MNATTSEERDLRQNLAAAYRLIALDGMDDGIDTHISARLSGERFLLNAYGLRFAEVRADNLVTVDADGKVLDDPTGLGINPAGFTIHSALHAARPDVNCVMHCHTVAGVAISCLEEGLLPLNQWALQFHDRLAYHDFEGIALELDERERLAEDLGDHAAMILRQHGLLTCGRSVGEAFLRMRNLERSCQTQLAAQATGQPLRLASPTMAEHVAQQFDAWATGPAGSDRAWQAELRRLSGADDSL is encoded by the coding sequence ATGAACGCCACCACTTCAGAGGAGCGTGATCTTCGCCAAAACCTAGCGGCTGCCTATCGGCTGATCGCCCTGGATGGCATGGACGACGGCATTGATACGCATATATCGGCCCGCCTGTCCGGCGAGCGCTTCCTGCTCAACGCTTACGGGTTGCGCTTTGCCGAGGTGCGCGCCGACAACCTGGTGACTGTGGACGCCGACGGCAAAGTACTTGACGACCCCACTGGGCTGGGCATTAACCCAGCCGGTTTCACCATACACAGCGCCCTCCATGCCGCTCGCCCCGACGTCAACTGCGTAATGCACTGCCACACCGTGGCTGGTGTCGCGATCTCTTGTCTTGAGGAAGGCCTACTGCCGCTCAACCAATGGGCGTTGCAGTTCCACGACCGGCTGGCCTACCACGACTTCGAGGGCATTGCGCTGGAGCTCGATGAACGCGAGCGTCTGGCTGAGGACCTCGGCGATCACGCAGCAATGATCCTGCGTCAGCACGGCTTGCTAACCTGCGGTCGAAGCGTCGGCGAAGCCTTCCTGCGCATGCGCAACCTAGAGCGCAGCTGCCAAACGCAGCTGGCGGCCCAGGCCACCGGCCAGCCGCTGCGTTTAGCATCACCCACCATGGCAGAGCACGTGGCGCAACAGTTTGACGCCTGGGCGACGGGCCCTGCAGGCAGCGACCGCGCCTGGCAGGCCGAACTACGCCGACTTAGTGGCGCTGACGACTCTCTCTAA
- a CDS encoding pyridoxal phosphate-dependent aminotransferase produces MHYSRLTDRIAGEGAAAWDIHYRALARQAAGEQITVLSVGDPDFATPTPIVESAVASLRGGATHYPDVQGKLALRQSIADDYHRRGFDVGPDNVIVMAGAQCGLYAAAQCLLDSGDQVLVPEPSYVTYEAVLRATGAEMVQVPLNSEEDFRLDPAALEAAITPRTRAILLNSPHNPTGQLIDADTWEAVAALCRRHDLWLISDEVYAELIFEGEHLCPATLPGMAERSVIVSSLSKSHAMTGWRLGWVLGPETLIQHLAHLALCMLYGCPDFIQDAACDALKTPPAELDDMREAYRVRRDAVCKALAESTAVATIRPPAGMFLMVDVRATGLSSQAFADRLLDEEGISVLSGEAFGPSAAGFVRISLTMEAERLAAASMRLVACAERAQAERSPTPAAEADCL; encoded by the coding sequence ATGCACTATTCACGACTAACCGACCGGATTGCCGGCGAGGGCGCCGCGGCCTGGGATATCCACTATCGAGCCCTGGCCCGCCAGGCCGCTGGCGAGCAAATCACCGTGCTCTCGGTGGGTGACCCAGATTTTGCCACCCCAACGCCGATTGTCGAGAGCGCCGTGGCCAGCCTGCGCGGTGGCGCCACCCATTACCCCGACGTGCAGGGTAAGCTGGCGCTGCGCCAGTCCATCGCCGACGATTATCATCGCCGGGGCTTCGATGTAGGTCCAGACAATGTCATTGTCATGGCAGGCGCCCAGTGCGGCCTGTATGCCGCAGCCCAGTGCCTGCTTGATTCAGGCGACCAGGTGCTGGTGCCCGAGCCAAGCTATGTCACTTACGAGGCGGTATTGCGCGCCACCGGCGCCGAGATGGTACAAGTGCCGTTGAATAGCGAGGAAGACTTTCGCCTTGATCCAGCGGCCCTGGAGGCGGCCATCACCCCCCGCACCCGGGCTATATTGCTCAACAGCCCCCATAACCCCACCGGCCAACTGATCGATGCCGACACCTGGGAGGCGGTCGCCGCGCTGTGTCGGCGGCACGACTTGTGGTTGATCTCCGACGAGGTCTACGCCGAACTGATTTTCGAGGGCGAGCACCTCTGCCCCGCCACGCTGCCAGGCATGGCTGAGCGTAGCGTAATCGTCAGCAGCCTCTCCAAGTCCCATGCGATGACCGGCTGGCGCTTGGGCTGGGTGCTGGGCCCCGAGACGCTGATTCAGCATCTTGCCCATCTGGCGCTGTGCATGCTCTACGGCTGCCCGGACTTCATCCAGGATGCTGCCTGCGATGCCCTAAAGACACCGCCTGCCGAACTGGATGACATGCGCGAGGCCTACCGGGTGCGCCGCGACGCCGTTTGCAAAGCGCTCGCCGAGAGCACTGCGGTGGCCACCATCCGCCCCCCGGCGGGAATGTTCCTTATGGTGGATGTTCGCGCCACGGGGCTCTCTTCCCAAGCCTTTGCTGATCGCCTGCTCGACGAGGAGGGCATCTCGGTGCTCTCCGGCGAGGCCTTCGGGCCTTCAGCGGCAGGCTTCGTACGCATCAGCCTTACCATGGAGGCAGAGCGCCTCGCCGCAGCCAGTATGCGCCTCGTGGCCTGCGCCGAACGCGCACAAGCCGAACGGTCACCAACCCCGGCTGCGGAGGCCGATTGCCTATGA
- a CDS encoding amino acid ABC transporter ATP-binding protein, which produces MTSSFTHLSPTRTATTPAVVANKLIKHFGDLEVLKGVSLEVPEGSVTSIIGASGSGKSTLLRCMNLLERPDRGELAIADEAILFTRNPQGGITGLDRRQLQRLRAKVAMVFQQFNLWPHLTALGNVIEAPMRVKGLSRKRATELGEHYLQRVGMDDRRDAYPAFLSGGQQQRVAIARALTMEPRLLLFDEPTSALDPERVNEVLGVIRGLAAEGRTMLLVTHEMHFAREVSDQLIYLDQGRIAAEGTLEDVFKDPRCRQFMAPAA; this is translated from the coding sequence ATGACATCATCATTCACTCATTTATCCCCTACCCGCACCGCCACCACTCCAGCCGTGGTGGCCAACAAGCTAATCAAGCATTTTGGCGATCTAGAAGTACTCAAGGGTGTCTCTCTCGAGGTACCCGAAGGCAGTGTCACCTCCATCATCGGCGCCAGCGGCTCAGGTAAAAGCACCTTGCTGCGCTGCATGAATCTGTTGGAGAGACCCGACCGGGGCGAACTAGCGATTGCAGACGAGGCGATTCTCTTCACCCGCAACCCCCAGGGCGGCATTACCGGTCTAGATCGGCGCCAACTACAACGGTTGCGCGCTAAGGTCGCTATGGTCTTCCAGCAGTTCAATCTTTGGCCCCACTTGACCGCGCTGGGCAACGTCATTGAGGCCCCCATGAGGGTCAAGGGGCTCTCACGGAAGCGAGCCACCGAATTGGGCGAGCACTATCTGCAGCGGGTCGGCATGGACGATCGGCGCGACGCCTACCCCGCTTTTCTCTCCGGTGGCCAACAGCAACGGGTGGCCATTGCCCGAGCTCTGACCATGGAACCGCGTCTACTTCTCTTCGACGAACCTACTTCGGCACTGGATCCTGAGCGGGTCAACGAGGTCCTGGGCGTGATCCGTGGCCTCGCCGCCGAGGGCCGTACCATGCTTCTGGTCACCCATGAGATGCACTTTGCCCGGGAGGTCTCCGACCAGTTGATCTATCTCGACCAGGGGCGCATCGCTGCCGAGGGCACACTGGAAGACGTTTTTAAGGATCCCCGATGCCGCCAGTTCATGGCGCCCGCGGCCTGA
- a CDS encoding transporter substrate-binding domain-containing protein has translation MHYYLKIATAFVTLGIALCAQADAPLKVGISGEPYPPFTYKAASGDWTGFEVELAHALCAAIERECEIVPTGWSGIILSLQAGRIDMIMNSMSITEKRQKVIDFTRPYYFTPGSYVAASDLALGIPNGLDGLVMGVQAATTNATYARRELRDSGVEIRIYNQAEQVNNDLLSGRLDVILADEIAMVQFLDRDEAEGFEIKATAPRHDAYGEGIGIGLRQDEDALRAPLNEAINAVITDGTCASLSEQYLGTDVCVYD, from the coding sequence ATGCACTATTATCTAAAGATCGCCACCGCTTTCGTCACACTGGGCATCGCTCTTTGCGCCCAGGCCGATGCGCCCCTTAAAGTAGGTATCTCCGGCGAACCCTACCCACCTTTTACCTACAAGGCCGCCAGCGGTGATTGGACTGGCTTTGAAGTGGAGCTGGCGCATGCCCTCTGCGCGGCCATAGAGCGCGAGTGCGAAATCGTGCCCACCGGCTGGAGCGGCATTATTCTTTCGCTCCAAGCTGGCCGCATCGACATGATCATGAACTCCATGTCGATCACCGAGAAGCGCCAAAAAGTCATCGACTTCACTCGCCCCTACTACTTCACCCCAGGCTCTTATGTGGCTGCCAGCGATCTCGCGCTCGGTATTCCTAACGGCCTGGACGGCTTGGTGATGGGGGTTCAAGCAGCCACCACCAACGCCACCTATGCGCGGCGTGAACTTCGCGACAGCGGCGTGGAGATCCGTATTTACAATCAGGCGGAACAGGTCAACAACGATCTGCTTTCAGGACGCCTAGATGTAATCTTGGCTGACGAGATCGCCATGGTGCAGTTCCTTGACCGCGACGAAGCGGAAGGCTTCGAAATCAAAGCCACGGCCCCACGCCACGACGCCTACGGTGAGGGTATCGGGATCGGCTTGCGCCAGGATGAAGATGCACTGCGAGCACCCCTCAACGAGGCGATCAACGCAGTGATCACGGACGGCACCTGCGCCAGTCTCTCCGAGCAGTACCTGGGCACCGACGTCTGCGTCTACGACTGA
- a CDS encoding ABC transporter permease: MTAMTSEGLADWAGPILSGALTTVQIAVLAYAIGLLLGLLGVSAKLSPWAPLRGLATIYSTLIRAVPELLLILLLYYAGAQALDALLAYLGMAGAVQITGFATAVGVLAFVQGAYMTEVFRGAVLAIPRGQLEAAEAFGFSRWARFHRIVLPGMLPNALPGMSNLWLILIKDTALISVIGFNELFFTIQQAAASSRAYFLFYAVAGVIYLLMTLSSTALFARLERHVRRGQPTEA, translated from the coding sequence ATGACTGCCATGACATCGGAGGGGCTCGCCGACTGGGCCGGCCCCATTCTTAGCGGCGCACTTACCACAGTGCAGATCGCCGTGCTGGCATACGCCATCGGCCTGCTGTTGGGATTGCTGGGTGTCAGCGCAAAGCTCAGCCCCTGGGCGCCCTTGCGCGGCCTGGCCACCATTTACTCGACGTTGATCCGTGCGGTGCCAGAACTGCTGCTGATCCTTTTGCTCTACTATGCCGGTGCCCAAGCGCTGGATGCCCTGCTGGCTTATCTGGGCATGGCCGGCGCAGTGCAGATAACCGGTTTTGCCACTGCGGTGGGCGTGCTGGCTTTCGTCCAGGGTGCCTATATGACCGAGGTGTTCCGCGGTGCCGTCCTGGCCATCCCCAGGGGCCAGCTAGAGGCCGCTGAAGCCTTCGGCTTTTCGCGCTGGGCCCGTTTCCATCGCATCGTGCTGCCGGGCATGCTACCCAATGCCTTGCCCGGCATGTCCAATTTATGGCTGATCCTCATCAAAGACACCGCTCTGATCAGCGTAATCGGCTTTAACGAGCTGTTCTTCACCATCCAACAGGCCGCCGCTAGCAGCCGCGCCTATTTCCTTTTCTATGCCGTCGCCGGTGTCATCTACTTGCTAATGACCTTGAGCTCCACGGCGCTGTTCGCACGCCTTGAGCGTCATGTTCGGCGCGGCCAACCCACGGAGGCTTGA
- a CDS encoding ABC transporter permease translates to MDYSWLSDPFYQGYLWEGFINTLWLLLVSVVGGLLLAVGVALARIRGPKPLAWLVWAFTTVIRGTPLLVQLFFFYYGVGRLLEGIPGIRESLLWPLLRDPFFFGALTFIFSVGAYSGEVIRGAMLSVPQGELEAGRAFGLSGFQVLTRLWLPRAIQLCLPTLTNEIILLLKSIPLVSTIALMDLLQAANIIRDETFLVYEPLLLIAGIYLATTVVLTLALRLVELNFPGMRPTRRRWLSLR, encoded by the coding sequence ATGGATTATTCTTGGCTGAGCGACCCCTTCTATCAGGGCTACTTGTGGGAGGGCTTCATCAATACCCTTTGGCTGCTGCTGGTCTCCGTGGTGGGCGGCCTACTCCTTGCCGTGGGGGTGGCGCTGGCGCGAATCCGCGGACCTAAGCCACTGGCCTGGCTGGTCTGGGCCTTCACCACCGTGATACGCGGCACCCCACTGCTGGTGCAGCTGTTCTTCTTCTACTACGGGGTGGGTCGTCTGCTAGAGGGTATACCAGGCATCCGCGAAAGCTTGCTGTGGCCGCTGTTGCGCGATCCCTTCTTCTTCGGCGCCCTGACTTTCATATTCAGCGTGGGAGCCTACTCCGGCGAGGTGATCCGCGGTGCCATGCTGAGTGTGCCCCAGGGTGAGCTGGAAGCCGGCCGCGCCTTCGGCCTCTCCGGCTTCCAAGTGCTCACCCGGCTGTGGCTGCCGCGGGCCATCCAGCTCTGCCTGCCGACTCTCACTAACGAGATAATCCTGCTGCTTAAGTCAATCCCGTTGGTCTCCACCATCGCCCTGATGGATTTGCTGCAAGCGGCCAACATCATCCGCGACGAGACTTTCCTGGTCTACGAACCACTGCTGCTGATCGCTGGTATTTACCTAGCCACCACAGTGGTGCTGACCCTAGCGCTGCGCCTTGTGGAGCTCAACTTCCCCGGCATGCGGCCGACTCGGCGCCGCTGGCTGTCCCTTCGCTGA
- a CDS encoding aldehyde dehydrogenase family protein, with the protein MLESRRQALAELSSRNNGKALPEAYQDLDDVIACYRYYAEAAVALGHRQGPTDLKALRYWDSIGVVGLITPWNFPLVSSA; encoded by the coding sequence GTGCTTGAGTCCCGTCGCCAGGCTCTAGCCGAGCTCTCTAGCCGCAATAACGGCAAGGCTCTACCCGAGGCCTACCAAGATCTGGACGACGTCATCGCCTGTTACCGCTACTACGCCGAGGCGGCCGTGGCCCTAGGGCATCGTCAAGGACCGACCGACCTCAAGGCGCTTCGGTACTGGGATTCCATCGGTGTGGTGGGACTGATTACCCCCTGGAATTTCCCACTGGTCAGCAGCGCCTGA
- a CDS encoding ABC transporter substrate-binding protein — translation MIYTFTKRRWLMAGALSTALFALPTLQAASSEQPTLDEIRFGVPPWPGITVKSEVASQLLEALGYNTRQRELAVSIVLSALSKGDLEVYLAGWYPQEADMLAPLLENGTIIEIVDNVPSALTGIAVTDDAWQAGVRSITDLDKHSDRFDSRIYGIEAGSGINDAVLSVIDDGRFGLGDWRLQESSSPAMLAQVGQKIEAGEWAAFIGWQPHWMNVAYDMHYLKDSGDSGAAQLEGRVATVVRSDLAELDPNVAHFFKQFVVGSEIQSEWVDAYSRDERAADEVASEWINEHQNTVAEWLDGVTTRDGTPAMKAMRAQMQ, via the coding sequence ATGATCTACACATTTACGAAACGACGCTGGTTAATGGCAGGTGCGCTTTCTACAGCTCTGTTTGCCCTGCCCACCTTACAGGCCGCATCGTCCGAGCAGCCCACTCTCGACGAAATCCGCTTCGGCGTGCCTCCTTGGCCGGGTATCACGGTCAAGAGCGAAGTCGCCAGCCAGCTGCTCGAGGCACTCGGCTATAATACTCGACAGCGTGAACTGGCGGTTAGCATAGTTCTCAGTGCCTTATCTAAGGGTGATCTCGAAGTTTATCTTGCCGGTTGGTACCCTCAGGAGGCGGATATGTTGGCCCCGCTACTTGAGAATGGCACAATCATTGAAATCGTCGACAACGTGCCTTCGGCTCTTACAGGCATCGCCGTCACCGACGATGCCTGGCAGGCGGGCGTGCGCAGCATCACCGATCTGGACAAGCACTCCGATCGCTTTGATAGCCGCATCTACGGTATCGAGGCCGGCTCGGGGATCAACGATGCCGTACTCAGCGTCATTGACGATGGTCGGTTCGGCCTCGGCGATTGGCGACTGCAGGAGTCCAGTAGCCCCGCGATGCTCGCCCAGGTGGGCCAGAAAATCGAAGCAGGCGAGTGGGCAGCCTTCATCGGCTGGCAGCCGCATTGGATGAACGTCGCCTACGACATGCACTACCTGAAGGACTCTGGCGACTCTGGTGCAGCGCAGCTCGAGGGCCGTGTCGCGACGGTCGTGCGCTCCGATCTTGCTGAGCTGGATCCCAACGTCGCGCATTTCTTCAAGCAGTTCGTGGTGGGTAGCGAGATCCAGAGCGAGTGGGTCGACGCTTACTCTCGCGATGAACGCGCTGCTGATGAAGTCGCCAGCGAGTGGATTAACGAACACCAGAACACTGTCGCCGAGTGGCTCGACGGCGTAACGACCCGAGATGGCACTCCCGCCATGAAGGCGATGCGCGCCCAGATGCAGTGA